The Gemmatimonadetes bacterium SCN 70-22 region AACGTGAAGAACGGGGGACGCACGCCGGTGGCGGGGATGGTCCACGCGCTCGTCCTCCTGCTCATCACGCTCTTCTTCGGGAAGTGGGCGGGGTTGATCCCGATGGCGACGCTGGCGGCGATCCTGGTGGTGGTGGCGTACCACATGAGCGAGTGGCGCACCTTCGTCGACGAGCTGCGGGGGCCGCGGGCCGACGTGGCGGTGCTCCTGGTGTCGTTCGTCCTCACGGTCATCGTCGACCTCACCGTGGCCATCGAGGTCGGGATGGTGCTCGCCGCGTTCCTGTTCATGCACCGGATGTCGGAGGTGACGCAGGTGAGCGCGGTGCGTCGCGAGCTGCAACGCGAGCAGGGGGCGGAGGACGACGACGAAGACGACCGGGGCGCCGCCGCGACGCACGACATCCCCGAGGGGGTCGACGTCTACGAGATCACCGGCGCCTTCTTCTTCGGGGCGGCGGAGACGTTCAAGGACACCGTGAACCAGGTGGCACGCAAGCCGAAGGTGCTGGTGATCCGGATGCGCCACGTCTCGATGCTCGACGCCACGGGGCTGCGCGCGCTGCGCGACGTGGTCAGGCGCAGCAAGGGGGACCGGGCGCTGGTCCTGATCGCCGAGATCCACGCGCAACCGCTGGCGGCGCTGGAGCGCTCGCCGCTCGCGGAGGAGCTGGGGCGCGACGCGATCTTCCTGTCGCTCGACGACGCGCTCGATCGCGCCCGGAGCTACCTGGCGGCCCGCACGCCGACGCCGCCGAGGGGGGGGCCGTCCGCCGGGACGCGTTAGGCAGACCGGGCGCGTCAGGCAGACGGGGCACGTGGGGCCGCCGGGACGCGCGGCGCGAGCGGGACGCCCCGGCGCAGGGGGGCGCGCGGGGGGGTCGAGCGGGGCTCAGAGCCCCGGCGGAAGCGCTCGGCGCACGTCGCGCTGGCCGTTGGCGACCCCCATCCCCACGCTGATCCCGAAGGCGAGCGCGGTCCCCCCGCCCACCAGCGGGAGGAGCGCAACGATGGGGCTGGCGATGATCGCGGCGCCGAAGCCGGCCAGGAGCGGGGCGATACCCGACTGCGCGGCGTCGACGTAGCGGAGTCGCTCGCGGACGAAGGCGCGCGATTGCGTGTAGCCGATGACCACCGCCGCAATCGTGGCGGCGAATCCAAGCAGTCCAAGCATGGCGGTACTCCTGGGAAGCGACCGGGCGCTCGACGCGGACCCGTGTGCAGGATCCTACGGCCGCGCGGAGGCGAGGTTTCGTCGGGACGCGGCCCGCGCCTCGGCCAGCTCGCCCCGGGGCGCGCGCGCCCGGATGGGAGACGGTAGCTTGGGGATGTCCGGCGACGACGGCCGACACCCGCCCTCGTCTCGCCTCGCCTCGCCTCGCCTCGCCTCGCCCTGCACGTTCCACCCCGCCCGCGATGATCGCCGCCGTCATTCCGCGTTTCGGCCCCCCCGAAGTCCTCCAACTCCGGGAGGTCCCGCCTCCCACGCCGTCATCGCACGAGGTGCTGGTGCGTGTGCACGCCTCGGCACTCAATCGCGCCGACCTGCTGCAACGCGTCGGGCGCTACCCCGCCCCCGCCGGATGGCCGGCCGACATCCCGGGGCTGGAGTTCGCGGGCGAGGTGGCGGCGACCGGGAGCGACGCCACGCGCTGGCGCCCGGGCGACCGGGTGTTCGGCCTGGCCGGCGGCGGGGCGCATGCCGAGTACCTCGTGGTGCACGAGGCCACGATCGCCGCCATTCCCGATGCACTCACGTGGCACGAGGCGGCGGCGATCCCCGAGGCCTTCATCACCGCCCACGACGCGATGGTCACCCAGGGGGGACTGCGCGCCGGCGAGTTCGTCGTCGTGCACGCGGTCGCCAGTGGCGTCGGGCTCGCGGCCGTGCAGGTCGCGCGCGCGTGGGGGGCGCGCACCTTCGGGACGTCGCGCAACGCCAGCAAGCTCGCGATCGCGCAATCGTTAGGCATGGACGAGGGCATCGCGCTCCCCGTCGCGCTCGACCCCTTCGCCCCCGCCGTGGCCGCGTGGAGCGGCGGACACGGCGCCGACCTCACGCTCGACCTCGTGGGGGGCGGCTACCTCCCCGCCAGCATCCAGGCGGCCGCGCCGCGCGGGCGGATCCTCCTCGTCGGCGCCGTCGGCGGCGGTACCGCCCAGGTGGACGTGCGGCAGATCCTCGGAAAGCGCCTGACGCTGCAGGGGACGGTGATGCGCGCCCGATCGCTGGAGGAGCGGATCGCCGTCGCCGCTCGCTTCGCGGCCGAGGTCGTCCCGCGCGTGGCGCGAGGGGAGCTGGTCCCCTCGATCGACGCCGTCTTCCCGCTGTCGGAGATCGCCGCCGCGCACCGACGCCTCGAGTCGAACGAGACGGTCGGGAAGGTCGTCATCGAGCTCCCGACGCGCTGAGCCGACGCGCTGAGCCGACGCGCTGAGCCGGCGCGCTGAGCCGACGCGCTGAGCCGGCGCGCTGAGCCGGCGCGCTGAGCCGGCGCGATGAGCCGGCGCGCTGAGCCGGAGAGTACTTGCAGGCGAAGCCGTGTGTATTTATGCATTATACATGCATAAGTTCGCACGCCAGCGCCGCGCCGCCTCCCGGGCGCGCTCCCCCCGCCCGCACCTCAGCGCCACCCACGTGGTGCGCGGAGCGGTCGCGTCCGACGTCGGGGACATTCACGCCCTGGTGGCGCGCCACGCCCCATCGGGGACGCTCCTCCCGCGCACCCTCGACGAGATCGCGGCCGCCATCCAGGACTACGTGGTGGTGGCCGATGGGCAGGGGAGCGTGATGGCGTGCGCGGCGTTGCAGGAGTATTCGCCGTCGCTGGGCGAGGTGAGTTCGGTCGTGGTGGCGCCCGAGGCGCAGGGGCAGGGGCTGGGGAGCATCGCCGTGCGCGCGGTCGAGGCGATGGCCCGTCGCCGCGGTATCGACGAACTGTTCGCCCTCACCCTGGCCGACGGCTTCTTCGACTCCCTCGGGTACGAGCGGTGTGCGGTCGCCCGCTATCCCGAGAAGCTCGCCCGCTACGAGCAGCTCGTGCGCCGTGGCGTCGCGATCATCCCCAAGTCCTGCTATCGCAAGACCCCTGCCTGGGGGTAAGGCGTCAGCGGGGGGTGGGGACGCCGACGATCGCGAGGCGATCGCCCGCGGGTGACACGGCGAGCCGCGTGATGCCGCCGACCCCGGCTCCCGCCAGGTCGGCGACCTCTTCCCACGTGGCGCGTTTCGCGACGTCGCACACGAGAAGCCGGCTCCCACTGCCGGCAATCAGGCGACCATCCGGAAGCCACGCGTAGTCCTCGACGCCCTGCGGGAGGCGCGCGAGCGGACGCATGGCGCGCGTCCGGACGTCGAGTTCCATGACCCAGGAGGCGTTCTCGTACGCCTTGCTCACGAAGCTGATGTGGGATCCGCCCGGAATGCGGTGGAGCGACCGCCCGATGTTGGCCATGAGCGTGTCGCTGCGCCCGGTGGACAGGTCGCCCAGCACGAGCACGGGCGGGGTCCCGAGGACGAACATCGCGATGTGGGTCGCGTCGGCCCAGGCGTGATAGCCGACGGGCTTCAGCGCGGGGAAGATGACCGACTCCTCCATCCCCGCCCCCTGGCGGAGGGGGATGCGCCAGAGGCGCTGCGTGGAGTCGCGCTCGACGCGGATCACCGAGATCGCGCCCCCGCCCGGGACCTCGGCCGCCGAGTACTCGCTCTCCGGGGCGGTGGCGGTGACCCGCGTGGTCCGCGCGGTGGCGATGACGTAGCGGTAGATGTCCGCCTGTGCATCCTCACGCGTGGAGGTGTAGAAGATCGCTCCGCCGTCCCGCGTGAACGACGGCTGGTTGTCGTAGCCCGGACGGCCGGTGACGTTGCGCGGCGTTCCCACGCGCAGGGCACCGTCACGCAGCTCTATCGAGGCGAGATAGACATCGGTCTCACCCTGGGCGCGCCCCGCGGCGGGGAGGGTGACGAGGAGCGCTGTGGCGAGCGCGAGGGCTCGGCGGTCGAGGGTCGCGGACATGGCGTGGAAGTTCGTGGCGATGCCGGAGGATAGCGAGACGCCAGGCGCTTCGCATCGGCCGTCCGGCGAGGCGTCGCCCCCCCGCGCGCCGCGCGAAACCCGCTCGCGCGCGGCCGGATTCGAGCTCACTCACGCCCGCGGCATCACGCCCCGGTTGTGCGCCTCCCTGCCGGTCGGCACTTTCTCCCCCCCGCCCGGCTCCTCGCCCCCCGTTCGGCGCGCCCACCTCGGACACCGCCAGGAGAATCCCCGATGCTCGGCCTGATGCAGGAAGTCCCCCTGTCCATCCCGATGATGTTGCGGCGCACGCGCGACCTCTTTCCCGAGAAGCTCGTGATCTCGCGCCGCCCCGACCGGAGCATCACGCGCACGTCGTATCGCGAGGTGCTGGAGCGCGCCGGCCGCCTGGCACATGCGCTGCGCGTGCTTGGGGTGCGCGATGGCGATCGCGTGGCCACCCTGGCGTGGAACCATCAGCGCCACCTCGAGGCGTACTTCGCGATCCCGTCGTCCGGCGCGGTGCTCCACACGCTCAACCTGCGCCTGCACCCCAGCGACCTGGCGTACATCATCTCCCATGCCGACGACCGGGTCGTCCTGGTGGACCAAGTACTGTGGCCGCTGTGGGAGAAGGTCGCGCCGCTGGTCCGGGTCGCGCACGTGATCGTGATGGGCGACGGGGGCGAGACGCCGGCAGGTGCAATCGACTACGAGGCGCTCCTGGCCGGCGCCCCCGATGCCCCGTTCCCGTTCGACGACCGCGACGAGCGCACGGCGGCCGCCATGTGCTACACCTCGGGGACGACCGGGCGCCCCAAGGGCGTGCTCTACTCGCACCGGGCCATCACGCTGCACACGATGATGTCGCTCGCGGCCGACGGCCCGGGCATCAGCGAGCGGGACGTGCTGCTGCCGGTCGTCCCGATGTTCCACGTCAACGCGTGGGGGTTCCCGTTCACCGCGGCCTTCGTCGGGGCGTCGCAGGTGCACCCCGGGCCGCACCTGGATCCCGCCTCCCTCCTGGACCTGATGGCCGGCGAGCGGGTGACGATGGCGGCCGGCGTCCCGACCATCTGGCTCGGCATCCTGCAGGCGCTCGACCAGGCCCCCGGCAAGTGGAACCTCTCGGCGCTGCGCATGACGCTGGTGGGCGGGGCGGCCCCCCCGGAGGCGATGATCCGCGGCTTCAAGCAGCGCCACGGCGTCGTCGTGCAGCAGGGGTGGGGGATGACCGAGATGACCCCGATCGGGACGGTGTCGCACCTGCGCGGCGAGCACGAGGCGCTTCCGGAGCACGAGAAGTACCATCTGCTCGCCAAGGCCGGCTACCCGGTCATCGGGGTCGAGATTCGCGCCCGCAGCGAGGGAGGGCTCCTCCCCTGGGACGGGACGACGATGGGCGAGCTCGAGGTGCGGGGGCCGTGGATCGCCCGCGAGTACTACCGACCCGAGGAGGAGATCACGCAGTTCACGGAGGACGGCTGGTTCCGCACCGGCGACATCGTGACCATTGCGCCTGACGGCTGCGTCACCATCACCGACCGCGCCAAGGACGTGATCAAGTCCGGCGGCGAGTGGGTGAGCTCGGTGGCGCTGGAGGGGGCGCTGATGGGGCACACCGAGGTCTTCGAGGCGGCGGTGGTGGGACTCCCCCATTCCCGATGGTCCGAGCGCCCCTTTGCCGTCGTGGTGCGCAAGCCGGGAGCGCAGGTGGACGAGCAGGCGCTCAAGGCCTGGCTGGCGGAGCGCTTCGCCACCTGGTGGGTCCCCGACGCGATGACATTCGTCGATGCCCTCCCCAAGACGGGGACGGGCAAGGTGCAGAAATCGGTCTTGCGCGAGCAGTATCGCGACCGCTACGCCCACGCCGCCGACGCGATCCAGCTCCCTCCGGCGGAAGCCGAGGCGTAGCGCGGGGGACGGCGAGCGCACCGCCCCCCGCAGGGGCGGCGCGCCGCCGTATCTTCATGGCGACCCGACCGGCCATGGCGCACACGGCACCTCCTCGCCCCGCCCCCTCCTCCCCCGCCCCGCCGCGCCGCATCCTCCTCGTGGATGCGGACGCGTTCTTCGTGGCGGTCGCGCGGATGGTCGACCCCGAGGGAGCCGGCAAGGCGCGCCTCCTCATCGTCGGCGGCGCGCCGGGGTCGCGCGGCGTTGTCTGCTCGGCGTCGTACGAGACCCGGCAGTACGGCGTCCGCTCGGCGATGCCGATCGCCCGGGCGATGCGCCTCTGCCCCCAGGCCATGTGCGTCCCCGTGCCTCGCGGCGCGTGCGGGCGCAAGAGCCGCGAGATCGCTGCCGTCCTTCAGCGCTTCGCCCCGGTGGTGCAGGCGGCGAGCATCGACGAGTGGTACCTCGACCTGACGGGGACCGAGGCGCTCTACCGTGGCGCGCCGCTGGACGACGTGGCCCACCGCATCCGGGACGCCGTGCACCAGGCGACCGGGCTCTCCGTATCGTTAGGCGGCGGCACCAACAAGCTGGTCGCCAAGCTGGCCGTGGAGTTCGCCAAGCCCCGGCCCGGGACGGACGGGACCGGCGTCTGCATCGTCCCCCCGGGCGAGGAAGCGCGCTTCCTGCAGCAGGTCCCCCTCGCCGACATCCCCGGTGTCGGGCCGCGCCTGCGCGACCGGCTCCAGGCGCTCGGGCTCCGCACCGTCCCCGACGTCACCGGCGCGGGGCTCGCGGCGCTGGAGCGGATGCTGGGCGAACGCGCGGGGCAATGGCTGTTCGACCGCGCACGGGGAATCGGGAGCACCGAGGTGGTGGCGCGCGAACGCCCGAAGAGCGTGAGCCATGAGGACACCTTTCCGCACGACCTCGACGACGACGCGGCGCTGGAGGCAGAGCTGGTGCGCCTGGTGACGCGCGTCGCCTCGGACCTCCGGGCCCGGGGGCTCGCGGCGCGCACGATCTCGGTCAAGCTGAAGGACGCCGACTTCCGCCTTCGCGGCGCCAGCCGGACGCTCGATGCACCGGTGGTGGCCGACCGCGTGATCCGCGCCATCGCGCGCGAGCTGCTGCAGCGGCTGCGCGCCGCGCGTCGCATCCCGGCCCGGCTCCTCGGCGTGGGGCTCTCGGGACTCGGCGAGAGCGAGGAGGCCGACCAGCTGTCGCTCTTTGGGGAGGAATCGGCACCGGCGGAACGCGAAACCGCGCGTGACCGCGCCCTGGCGACCGCCGTCGACCAGCTACGCGCCAGGTTCGGGAGCGCGGCGATCGTCCCGGGCCGCCTCGCCGTGCGCGCGCGTGCGCCTAACGCTGCCCGGGCTGGGGAAGCCCCGCCCCCAGCGCCAGGGCGAGGCGCTCGACCGTCCGGTCGTTGAGGCTCAGGATCACCGCGGCCAGGTTGTTCGACGTGACCAGCGTGGGCGGCGCCTTCCACATCACGCGCGTCCCGCGAGGGGCAACGGTCGCGCTGTCCAGGGCGTCGGTGTCGCGCGCACGC contains the following coding sequences:
- a CDS encoding long-chain fatty acid--CoA ligase; protein product: MLGLMQEVPLSIPMMLRRTRDLFPEKLVISRRPDRSITRTSYREVLERAGRLAHALRVLGVRDGDRVATLAWNHQRHLEAYFAIPSSGAVLHTLNLRLHPSDLAYIISHADDRVVLVDQVLWPLWEKVAPLVRVAHVIVMGDGGETPAGAIDYEALLAGAPDAPFPFDDRDERTAAAMCYTSGTTGRPKGVLYSHRAITLHTMMSLAADGPGISERDVLLPVVPMFHVNAWGFPFTAAFVGASQVHPGPHLDPASLLDLMAGERVTMAAGVPTIWLGILQALDQAPGKWNLSALRMTLVGGAAPPEAMIRGFKQRHGVVVQQGWGMTEMTPIGTVSHLRGEHEALPEHEKYHLLAKAGYPVIGVEIRARSEGGLLPWDGTTMGELEVRGPWIAREYYRPEEEITQFTEDGWFRTGDIVTIAPDGCVTITDRAKDVIKSGGEWVSSVALEGALMGHTEVFEAAVVGLPHSRWSERPFAVVVRKPGAQVDEQALKAWLAERFATWWVPDAMTFVDALPKTGTGKVQKSVLREQYRDRYAHAADAIQLPPAEAEA